A window of the Lolium perenne isolate Kyuss_39 chromosome 7, Kyuss_2.0, whole genome shotgun sequence genome harbors these coding sequences:
- the LOC127311734 gene encoding WD repeat-containing protein GTS1 isoform X2, translating into MEGGCDTAAGMAMEVEAEASQLSVGFSGSLTPDPAASGVASSTTRRLGLRNSIQTNFGDDYVFQIASCQEISTLAVSLSTNALKFYSPATGQYMGQCTGHTGTIHEISFSTPSSPQVICSCSADGTIRAWDTRSFKQISLLNGGASREMFSFSFGGSSGNLLASGSNSQVLLWDWRSSKQLACLEDSHMDDVTQVRFAPNQQSKLVSGAIDGLVCVFDTDGDIDEDNDLLSVMNVETSVAKVGFYGNMYQKLWCLTHIETLSQSF; encoded by the exons ATGGAGGGAGGATGCGACACGGCGGCGGGAATGGCGATGGAGGTGGAAGCGGAGGCGAGCCAGCTTTCAGTGGGTTTCTCCGGTTCCCTGACCCCGGACCCTGCGGCTAGCGGCGTCGCCTCCTCGACGACGAGGCGGCTCGGCCTCAGGAACAGCATCCAGACCAACTTCGGCGACGACTACGTCTTCCAGATCGCTTCTTG CCAGGAGATCTCGACGCTCGCGGTTTCCTTGTCGACGAACGCACTGAAGTTTTATTCTCCAGCAACTGGGCAGTATATGGGGCAATGCACAGGACATACAGGAACTATCCATGAAATTTCCTTTTCAACTCCTTCGTCACCACAAGTAATATGCTCTTGTTCTGCTGATGGAACCATCAGAGCTTGGGACACCAGAAGCTTTAAGCAG ATATCTTTGCTAAATGGCGGTGCCTCTCGCGAAATGTTTAgcttttcctttggtggatcaagTGGTAACCTACTTGCTTCTGGTTCTAATTCCCAG GTTCTGCTGTGGGATTGGAGAAGTTCAAAACAGCTAGCCTGCTTAGAGGATTCCCACATGGATGATGTAACACAG GTTCGATTTGCACCAAATCAACAAAGTAAACTCGTTTCTGGTGCAATTGATGGATTAGTATGCGTCTTTGACACTGATGGTGATATCGATGAGGACAATGATTTACTATCG GTTATGAATGTGGAGACTTCTGTTGCTAAGGTGGGTTTTTATGGAAATATGTATCAGAAGCTTTGGTGTTTGACACATATTGAAACATTAAG CCAGAGCTTCTGA
- the LOC127311734 gene encoding WD repeat-containing protein GTS1 isoform X1: protein MEGGCDTAAGMAMEVEAEASQLSVGFSGSLTPDPAASGVASSTTRRLGLRNSIQTNFGDDYVFQIASCQEISTLAVSLSTNALKFYSPATGQYMGQCTGHTGTIHEISFSTPSSPQVICSCSADGTIRAWDTRSFKQISLLNGGASREMFSFSFGGSSGNLLASGSNSQVLLWDWRSSKQLACLEDSHMDDVTQVRFAPNQQSKLVSGAIDGLVCVFDTDGDIDEDNDLLSVMNVETSVAKVGFYGNMYQKLWCLTHIETLSTWDWNDGTRELNVEDARSLATNKWNLDHVDYFVDCHYSLPDDRLWVIGGTNAGTLGYFPVKTDPAGGAIDSAEAVLEGGHTGVVRTIYPAGSSLERLGQHRGIFGWTGGEDGRLCCWRSDDIVETKKSWISSTLVSRVEKRTKGRHQPY from the exons ATGGAGGGAGGATGCGACACGGCGGCGGGAATGGCGATGGAGGTGGAAGCGGAGGCGAGCCAGCTTTCAGTGGGTTTCTCCGGTTCCCTGACCCCGGACCCTGCGGCTAGCGGCGTCGCCTCCTCGACGACGAGGCGGCTCGGCCTCAGGAACAGCATCCAGACCAACTTCGGCGACGACTACGTCTTCCAGATCGCTTCTTG CCAGGAGATCTCGACGCTCGCGGTTTCCTTGTCGACGAACGCACTGAAGTTTTATTCTCCAGCAACTGGGCAGTATATGGGGCAATGCACAGGACATACAGGAACTATCCATGAAATTTCCTTTTCAACTCCTTCGTCACCACAAGTAATATGCTCTTGTTCTGCTGATGGAACCATCAGAGCTTGGGACACCAGAAGCTTTAAGCAG ATATCTTTGCTAAATGGCGGTGCCTCTCGCGAAATGTTTAgcttttcctttggtggatcaagTGGTAACCTACTTGCTTCTGGTTCTAATTCCCAG GTTCTGCTGTGGGATTGGAGAAGTTCAAAACAGCTAGCCTGCTTAGAGGATTCCCACATGGATGATGTAACACAG GTTCGATTTGCACCAAATCAACAAAGTAAACTCGTTTCTGGTGCAATTGATGGATTAGTATGCGTCTTTGACACTGATGGTGATATCGATGAGGACAATGATTTACTATCG GTTATGAATGTGGAGACTTCTGTTGCTAAGGTGGGTTTTTATGGAAATATGTATCAGAAGCTTTGGTGTTTGACACATATTGAAACATTAAG CACTTGGGACTGGAATGACGGGACTAGAGAATTGAATGTAGAGGATGCTCGTTCATTGGCCACTAATAAGTGGAACCTTGACCAT GTGGACTATTTCGTTGACTGTCACTACTCTCTCCCTGATGACCGGTTATGGGTGATCGGTGGCACAAATGCCGGGACACTGGGTTACTTCCCTGTAAAAACTGATCCTGCAGGAGGAGCAATTGATTCGGCGGAGGCTGTCCTTGAAGGAGGCCATACTGGAGTTGTCAGGACCATCTACCCAGCTGGAAGCAGTCTCGAGAGGCTTGGCCAGCACAGGGGTATCTTTGGGTGGACAGGAGGTGAAGATGGTCGACTGTGTTGCTGGCGCTCTGACGATATCGTGGAGACAAAGAAGTCTTGGATCTCTAGTACGCTCGTATCACGGGTGGAGAAGCGAACCAAAGGCCGACACCAGCCCTACTAA
- the LOC127311733 gene encoding uncharacterized protein isoform X2 has protein sequence MTASSGGGSGSGGGISSPAPRAMKRELAFALQSLSEITASPGRTRSGRSLSSPAPSAQAAAKRRKTRSEPPSKDAEEPADLVSPPTPPLDVEAPKAASHDAAEAPKAAGHDAAEALPLDADAPKASHNAGDPPALDAQPPPKANHHDDLVMVDVEAHHDADLMDACALAPPAEKKKEEGSIPVVSPQHLKDGSHAPGEDADSTTQQPGEPAKQEAGSNGPNAAAAPPLAMPDVKECAVLGLDARPALQESTAVTGDIHRDNLMDACHGSNGPSILDNVLADPPSAAEEAATPASTAGLKLARRFTRSLLGNKLDKEAAASESQDSEGKKDSSTDLAQTPGRRFTRSLLKPKVEARPTSNLGVSEEPADSTSHTPPSVKKMEMKMSKKVDCFTKHPTNVRELLSTGLLEGMPVMYIIPHSKKTVLNGVITGYVIRCFCVKCNGSKAISTYLFEQHAGSNKKHPADHIYLANGNSLRDVIRACESSPLESLNKTIQSSIDPMSIRSRMNCLNCNGHLPSSQTEHFLCHCCLESNQPQDPTSPYTCNKSNSSLTPSSKEFSLKKISFTKGGSTGKVTTKDTGLHKLVFKVLLDGTEVAYYVDGQRKVDGYIKDQRIYCNHCNKVVSPSAFEAHAGEGSRRKPYDNIFTSNGVSLHELSMKISKDMELSERETDDLCRECGLGGDIFACKMCPRSFHLACVGLSEVPSEWFCDNCTILVQKEKALAANKNAKAAGRQAGVDSIEQIMKRAIRIVPISDDLGGCALCKKKDFNNAVFDERTVILCDQCEKEYHVGCLRSQWQVDLKELPEGEWFCCSRCSEIRSSLDKIISIGAQPLSESDIDIIRKKHESRSLIMDNDAEIRWQLLAGRSATEDGNLLLSSAVPIIHQSFDPIVEAHTGRDLIPEMVNGRRPKDGMPGQDYSGMYCAVLLSGSTVVSAALLRVMGGDVAELPLVATSMDLQGLGYFQVLFSCLERMLTSLKIKHFMLPAAHEAESIWMNKFGFSRIPQEELEAYLNGAHLTVFHGTANLYKAVPLS, from the exons ATGACCGCCTcctccggcggcggcagcggcagcggaggCGGCATCTCATCTCCGGCGCCGCGGGCCATGAAGCGCGAGCTCGCCTTCGCGCTCCAGTCGCTCTCCGAGATCACCGCTTCGCCGGGCCGTACCCGCTCCGGCCGCTCCCTCTCCTCCCCCGCACCCTCCGCCCAAGCCGCCGCCAAGAGGCGTAAGACTAGATCGGAGCCTCCCAGCAAGGATGCGGAGGAGCCCGCGGATCTGGTCTCCCCGCCAACGCCGCCCTTGGACGTCGAGGCGCCCAAGGCAGCCAGCCACGACGCCGCCGAGGCGCCAAAGGCAGCCGGTCACGACGCCGCAGAGGCACTGCCCTTGGATGCCGATGCGCCCAAGGCCAGCCACAACGCGGGCGACCCGCCGGCCTTGGATGCCCAGCCGCCGCCCAAGGCCAACCACCACGACGACCTCGTCATGGTGGACGTCGAGGCCCACCACGACGCCGACCTTATGGACGCATGCGCCCTAGCGCCGCCagcagagaagaagaaggaggagggatccATTCCTGTCGTCTCCCCTCAGCACCTAAAGGATGGATCCCATGCTCCTGGAGAAGACGCTGATTCCACAACCCAACAGCCTGGCGAGCCTGCAAAACAGGAAGCAGGATCTAATGGGCCCAATGCTGCTGCCGCGCCGCCGCTTGCAATGCCGGATGTGAAAGAGTGTGCTGTGTTGGGATTGGATGCACGGCCAGCTTTGCAGGAATCCACTGCTGTGACCGGAGATATCCACAGGGACAACCTCATGGATGCATGTCATGGATCAAATGGACCGAGCATACTGGACAATGTCCTGGCTGATCCTCCTTCAGCTGCCGAGGAAGCCGCCACACCTGCTTCCACTGCTGGCCTCAAGCTTGCAAGACGCTTCACACGATCACTGCTTGGTAACAAACTGGACAAAGAGGCCGCAGCTAGTGAAAGTCAAGACAGTGAGGGCAAGAAAGATTCCTCGACTGATTTGGCTCAAACACCAGGGAGGAGGTTCACAAGGTCACTGCTCAAGCCAAAGGTTGAGGCACGCCCTACCAGCAATCTGGGTGTATCTGAAGAGCCAGCTGACAGCACATCACACACCCCTCCATCGGtgaagaagatggagatgaagatgtCTAAGAAGGTTGACTGCTTTACTAAGCACCCAACCAACGTCAGAGAGTTGCTCAGCACAGGCCTGCTGGAGGGAATGCCGGTCATGTATATCATCCCTCATAGCAAG AAGACTGTGCTGAATGGAGTGATTACAGGTTACGTTATACGTTGCTTTTGTGTTAAGTGTAATGGCTCCAAG GCCATTTCTACTTATTTGTTTGAACAACATGCTGGAAGCAACAAAAAACACCCTGCAGATCACATCTACTTGGCGAATGGTAATAGTTTGCGGGATGTGATCCGTGCCTGTGAAAGTTCTCCTTTGGAATCTCTTAACAAAACAATCCAGTCTTCCATTGATCCCATGAGTATAAGGAGCCGCATGAATTGTCTGAATTGCAACG GGCATCTTCCTTCATCACAAACTGAACACTTTCTGTGTCACTGTTGCCTAGAGTCAAATCAACCTCAAGATCCCACTTCCCCATATACATGTAACAAGAGCAATTCCAG TCTGACTCCAAGTTCCAAGGAGTTTTCGTTGAAGAAGATATCgttcaccaaaggtgggagtactGGAAAAGTAACAACAAA GGACACTGGCCTACACAAATTGGTATTTAAGGTCTTGCTTGATGGCACTGAAGTAGCCTACTATGTTGACGGGCAG AGAAAGGTCGATGGGTACATCAAGGATCAAAGAATCTACTGTAACCACTGCAATAAAGTG GTTAGCCCCTCAGCATTTGAAGCTCATGCGGGTGAGGGATCAAGACGCAAACC GTATGACAACATCTTCACATCGAACGGGGTATCCTTGCATGAGCTGTCAATGAAAATATCAAAAGATATGGAATTGTCAGAACGTGAAACTGATGATCTATGCAGAGAATGTGGTTTAGGGGGAGATATTTTCGCTTGCAAAATGTGTCCAAGGTCATTTCACCTAG CTTGCGTTGGGCTGTCTGAGGTTCCCTCAGAGTGGTTTTGTGATAACTGTACCATCCTTGTTCAAAAAGAAAAGGCTTTAGCAGCAAATAAAAATGCTAAGGCTGCTGGAAGGCAAGCCGGAGTTGATTCTATTGAACAGATAATGAAGAGAGCTATAAGAATTGTCCCAATCTCGGATGACCTTGGAGGATGTGCCCTATGCAA GAAAAAGGATTTTAATAATGCAGTATTTGATGAGCGCACTGTGATACTCTGTGATCAA TGTGAGAAAGAATACCATGTAGGATGTCTGAGAAGTCAATGGCAGGTAGATCTGAAG GAATTACCTGAAGGGGAGTGGTTCTGCTGCAGTAGGTGCTCTGAGATACGCTCCTCTTTGGACAAGATAATTTCTATTGGAGCTCAGCCTTTGTCGGAGTCAGATATTGATATCATAAGAAAGAAACATGAATCCAGAAGTTTAATCATGGACAACGATGCAGAAATCAGATGGCAATTGCTTGCTGGTAGAAGTGCCACTGAAGATGGCAACTTATTGCTTTCTTCTGCTGTACCAATTATTCAT CAATCTTTTGATCCAATCGTTGAAGCTCACACGGGTAGGGATCTAATTCCTGAGATGGTCAACGG GAGGAGACCTAAGGATGGAATGCCAGGCCAGGATTACAGTGGAATGTACTGTGCAGTCTTACTTTCAGG TTCTACGGTTGTGTCAGCAGCACTTTTGCGTGTCATGGGAGGTGACGTTGCTGAATTGCCACTGGTTGCAACCAGTATGGATCTTCAAGGACTG GGCTACTTCCAAGTTTTGTTTTCATGCCTGGAAAGGATGCTGACTTCACTGAAGATCAAGCACTTCATGCTTCCAGCCGCCCATGAAGCTGAATCAATCTGGATGAATAAGTTTGGTTTCTCCAGAATCCCTCAGGAAGAG TTGGAAGCTTATCTTAACGGGGCACACCTCACCGTATTCCATGGAACGGCAAACCTGTACAAGGCTGTTCCTTTGTCATAG
- the LOC127311733 gene encoding uncharacterized protein isoform X1, translated as MTASSGGGSGSGGGISSPAPRAMKRELAFALQSLSEITASPGRTRSGRSLSSPAPSAQAAAKRRKTRSEPPSKDAEEPADLVSPPTPPLDVEAPKAASHDAAEAPKAAGHDAAEALPLDADAPKASHNAGDPPALDAQPPPKANHHDDLVMVDVEAHHDADLMDACALAPPAEKKKEEGSIPVVSPQHLKDGSHAPGEDADSTTQQPGEPAKQEAGSNGPNAAAAPPLAMPDVKECAVLGLDARPALQESTAVTGDIHRDNLMDACHGSNGPSILDNVLADPPSAAEEAATPASTAGLKLARRFTRSLLGNKLDKEAAASESQDSEGKKDSSTDLAQTPGRRFTRSLLKPKVEARPTSNLGVSEEPADSTSHTPPSVKKMEMKMSKKVDCFTKHPTNVRELLSTGLLEGMPVMYIIPHSKLQKTVLNGVITGYVIRCFCVKCNGSKAISTYLFEQHAGSNKKHPADHIYLANGNSLRDVIRACESSPLESLNKTIQSSIDPMSIRSRMNCLNCNGHLPSSQTEHFLCHCCLESNQPQDPTSPYTCNKSNSSLTPSSKEFSLKKISFTKGGSTGKVTTKDTGLHKLVFKVLLDGTEVAYYVDGQRKVDGYIKDQRIYCNHCNKVVSPSAFEAHAGEGSRRKPYDNIFTSNGVSLHELSMKISKDMELSERETDDLCRECGLGGDIFACKMCPRSFHLACVGLSEVPSEWFCDNCTILVQKEKALAANKNAKAAGRQAGVDSIEQIMKRAIRIVPISDDLGGCALCKKKDFNNAVFDERTVILCDQCEKEYHVGCLRSQWQVDLKELPEGEWFCCSRCSEIRSSLDKIISIGAQPLSESDIDIIRKKHESRSLIMDNDAEIRWQLLAGRSATEDGNLLLSSAVPIIHQSFDPIVEAHTGRDLIPEMVNGRRPKDGMPGQDYSGMYCAVLLSGSTVVSAALLRVMGGDVAELPLVATSMDLQGLGYFQVLFSCLERMLTSLKIKHFMLPAAHEAESIWMNKFGFSRIPQEELEAYLNGAHLTVFHGTANLYKAVPLS; from the exons ATGACCGCCTcctccggcggcggcagcggcagcggaggCGGCATCTCATCTCCGGCGCCGCGGGCCATGAAGCGCGAGCTCGCCTTCGCGCTCCAGTCGCTCTCCGAGATCACCGCTTCGCCGGGCCGTACCCGCTCCGGCCGCTCCCTCTCCTCCCCCGCACCCTCCGCCCAAGCCGCCGCCAAGAGGCGTAAGACTAGATCGGAGCCTCCCAGCAAGGATGCGGAGGAGCCCGCGGATCTGGTCTCCCCGCCAACGCCGCCCTTGGACGTCGAGGCGCCCAAGGCAGCCAGCCACGACGCCGCCGAGGCGCCAAAGGCAGCCGGTCACGACGCCGCAGAGGCACTGCCCTTGGATGCCGATGCGCCCAAGGCCAGCCACAACGCGGGCGACCCGCCGGCCTTGGATGCCCAGCCGCCGCCCAAGGCCAACCACCACGACGACCTCGTCATGGTGGACGTCGAGGCCCACCACGACGCCGACCTTATGGACGCATGCGCCCTAGCGCCGCCagcagagaagaagaaggaggagggatccATTCCTGTCGTCTCCCCTCAGCACCTAAAGGATGGATCCCATGCTCCTGGAGAAGACGCTGATTCCACAACCCAACAGCCTGGCGAGCCTGCAAAACAGGAAGCAGGATCTAATGGGCCCAATGCTGCTGCCGCGCCGCCGCTTGCAATGCCGGATGTGAAAGAGTGTGCTGTGTTGGGATTGGATGCACGGCCAGCTTTGCAGGAATCCACTGCTGTGACCGGAGATATCCACAGGGACAACCTCATGGATGCATGTCATGGATCAAATGGACCGAGCATACTGGACAATGTCCTGGCTGATCCTCCTTCAGCTGCCGAGGAAGCCGCCACACCTGCTTCCACTGCTGGCCTCAAGCTTGCAAGACGCTTCACACGATCACTGCTTGGTAACAAACTGGACAAAGAGGCCGCAGCTAGTGAAAGTCAAGACAGTGAGGGCAAGAAAGATTCCTCGACTGATTTGGCTCAAACACCAGGGAGGAGGTTCACAAGGTCACTGCTCAAGCCAAAGGTTGAGGCACGCCCTACCAGCAATCTGGGTGTATCTGAAGAGCCAGCTGACAGCACATCACACACCCCTCCATCGGtgaagaagatggagatgaagatgtCTAAGAAGGTTGACTGCTTTACTAAGCACCCAACCAACGTCAGAGAGTTGCTCAGCACAGGCCTGCTGGAGGGAATGCCGGTCATGTATATCATCCCTCATAGCAAG TTGCAGAAGACTGTGCTGAATGGAGTGATTACAGGTTACGTTATACGTTGCTTTTGTGTTAAGTGTAATGGCTCCAAG GCCATTTCTACTTATTTGTTTGAACAACATGCTGGAAGCAACAAAAAACACCCTGCAGATCACATCTACTTGGCGAATGGTAATAGTTTGCGGGATGTGATCCGTGCCTGTGAAAGTTCTCCTTTGGAATCTCTTAACAAAACAATCCAGTCTTCCATTGATCCCATGAGTATAAGGAGCCGCATGAATTGTCTGAATTGCAACG GGCATCTTCCTTCATCACAAACTGAACACTTTCTGTGTCACTGTTGCCTAGAGTCAAATCAACCTCAAGATCCCACTTCCCCATATACATGTAACAAGAGCAATTCCAG TCTGACTCCAAGTTCCAAGGAGTTTTCGTTGAAGAAGATATCgttcaccaaaggtgggagtactGGAAAAGTAACAACAAA GGACACTGGCCTACACAAATTGGTATTTAAGGTCTTGCTTGATGGCACTGAAGTAGCCTACTATGTTGACGGGCAG AGAAAGGTCGATGGGTACATCAAGGATCAAAGAATCTACTGTAACCACTGCAATAAAGTG GTTAGCCCCTCAGCATTTGAAGCTCATGCGGGTGAGGGATCAAGACGCAAACC GTATGACAACATCTTCACATCGAACGGGGTATCCTTGCATGAGCTGTCAATGAAAATATCAAAAGATATGGAATTGTCAGAACGTGAAACTGATGATCTATGCAGAGAATGTGGTTTAGGGGGAGATATTTTCGCTTGCAAAATGTGTCCAAGGTCATTTCACCTAG CTTGCGTTGGGCTGTCTGAGGTTCCCTCAGAGTGGTTTTGTGATAACTGTACCATCCTTGTTCAAAAAGAAAAGGCTTTAGCAGCAAATAAAAATGCTAAGGCTGCTGGAAGGCAAGCCGGAGTTGATTCTATTGAACAGATAATGAAGAGAGCTATAAGAATTGTCCCAATCTCGGATGACCTTGGAGGATGTGCCCTATGCAA GAAAAAGGATTTTAATAATGCAGTATTTGATGAGCGCACTGTGATACTCTGTGATCAA TGTGAGAAAGAATACCATGTAGGATGTCTGAGAAGTCAATGGCAGGTAGATCTGAAG GAATTACCTGAAGGGGAGTGGTTCTGCTGCAGTAGGTGCTCTGAGATACGCTCCTCTTTGGACAAGATAATTTCTATTGGAGCTCAGCCTTTGTCGGAGTCAGATATTGATATCATAAGAAAGAAACATGAATCCAGAAGTTTAATCATGGACAACGATGCAGAAATCAGATGGCAATTGCTTGCTGGTAGAAGTGCCACTGAAGATGGCAACTTATTGCTTTCTTCTGCTGTACCAATTATTCAT CAATCTTTTGATCCAATCGTTGAAGCTCACACGGGTAGGGATCTAATTCCTGAGATGGTCAACGG GAGGAGACCTAAGGATGGAATGCCAGGCCAGGATTACAGTGGAATGTACTGTGCAGTCTTACTTTCAGG TTCTACGGTTGTGTCAGCAGCACTTTTGCGTGTCATGGGAGGTGACGTTGCTGAATTGCCACTGGTTGCAACCAGTATGGATCTTCAAGGACTG GGCTACTTCCAAGTTTTGTTTTCATGCCTGGAAAGGATGCTGACTTCACTGAAGATCAAGCACTTCATGCTTCCAGCCGCCCATGAAGCTGAATCAATCTGGATGAATAAGTTTGGTTTCTCCAGAATCCCTCAGGAAGAG TTGGAAGCTTATCTTAACGGGGCACACCTCACCGTATTCCATGGAACGGCAAACCTGTACAAGGCTGTTCCTTTGTCATAG